In Spirobacillus cienkowskii, a genomic segment contains:
- the tig gene encoding trigger factor gives MTFSSTIEEVNSTRRKFKISVPATSIQAAFSEVASEIQKSAEIRGFRKGKAPQALIRKFYLGDILKKAADKVINKAYTDAAKNVDFQIVSFPHIEPENQFEEHNDFQFSATVDINPNVEIKDYQQIPLKMDKKFDIIYDEELEKLLNSYSRALGKTVKDESGRAAAKGDFVKVSYSIFHDGQEIKDKQATEQTFELNGAGFPGFEDAIVGLKSNDSKTFTVTYPEDYRDASLQGKTVEFHLTLNSVETLEPLVLDDEFAKRLGFATMDEARQNIKDNIQKTNENAKSNAAFEQVIDYVLAKNSFDVADSLIESTIDKAIAEKNSTLSKSEQLNPKDDSVRSEYQEWAQKQVRGILALGHIARQEGISVTDDEMLKDLSSFAVANRIDPRELVKRAGAQIYDEFRGQVMIRKVIAKILETAQIDYSVENLASV, from the coding sequence ATGACATTTTCCTCAACTATTGAAGAAGTTAACAGTACTCGTCGCAAATTTAAAATTTCTGTCCCTGCAACTTCTATCCAAGCTGCTTTTAGTGAAGTCGCCTCAGAAATTCAAAAATCAGCAGAAATCCGTGGATTTCGTAAAGGCAAAGCTCCTCAAGCGTTAATTCGTAAATTTTATCTTGGTGATATTCTTAAAAAAGCTGCAGATAAAGTGATCAATAAGGCATATACAGATGCTGCCAAAAATGTTGATTTTCAAATTGTGAGCTTTCCGCATATTGAGCCTGAAAATCAATTTGAAGAGCATAATGATTTTCAATTTTCGGCTACAGTTGATATCAATCCAAATGTTGAAATCAAAGATTACCAACAAATTCCATTAAAAATGGATAAAAAATTTGACATTATCTATGACGAAGAACTCGAAAAATTATTGAATAGCTATTCACGCGCTTTAGGCAAAACTGTCAAAGATGAGTCTGGTAGAGCTGCGGCAAAAGGTGATTTTGTAAAAGTAAGTTATTCAATTTTTCATGATGGTCAAGAAATTAAAGACAAACAAGCAACTGAGCAAACATTTGAATTAAATGGTGCAGGTTTCCCAGGTTTTGAAGACGCTATTGTAGGTTTAAAATCTAATGATTCTAAAACTTTTACAGTAACTTATCCAGAAGATTACCGTGACGCATCTTTACAAGGAAAAACAGTAGAATTTCATTTAACGTTAAACTCTGTTGAAACCCTTGAGCCTTTAGTTCTTGATGATGAGTTTGCAAAACGTTTGGGCTTTGCCACAATGGATGAAGCGCGTCAAAATATTAAAGACAATATTCAAAAAACCAACGAAAATGCAAAATCTAATGCTGCATTTGAACAAGTGATTGACTATGTGTTGGCAAAAAATTCTTTTGATGTTGCAGACAGTTTGATTGAAAGCACCATTGACAAAGCTATTGCTGAAAAAAACAGTACCCTTAGTAAGTCTGAACAACTCAATCCTAAAGACGACTCAGTGCGTTCTGAATACCAGGAATGGGCGCAAAAACAAGTCAGAGGCATCCTCGCTTTAGGTCATATCGCACGTCAAGAAGGAATTTCTGTGACTGATGACGAAATGTTAAAAGACTTGTCTTCTTTTGCGGTTGCAAACCGTATTGATCCTCGTGAGCTTGTAAAACGTGCTGGTGCGCAAATTTATGATGAGTTCCGTGGGCAAGTTATGATCCGAAAAGTCATTGCCAAAATTCTTGAAACTGCACAAATTGACTACTCTGTAGAAAATTTGGCTTCAGTGTAG